A window from Listeria seeligeri serovar 1/2b str. SLCC3954 encodes these proteins:
- the mfd gene encoding transcription-repair coupling factor, giving the protein MKGLQQLIYEQKDIRAVLNSLDEKEKAQLVTGLTGSSRALFASVVEGASKRPVVFVTHNLYHAQKLYDDLLSLMEADRLFLYPADELISSELSISSPELRGQRVEALDFLISGKPGIVIVPVAGLRKMLPPVSLWKHFNISIVEGEEIDPEVLRQQLVTMGYTMSGMVNTPGEFSVRGGIIDIYPITEEFPIRIELFDTEVDSLRFFDVETQRSTSRVEEFRLLPATEIILDQSYYPDIVNRLEKKMMLTLNELKEKEDKQALVENLEEELEMLRSGVKPDMFFKYIGLAYPDPASLFDYFPKNTAILLDEFARILETEESLEKEEAEWQTETLSRMETVRDVQVSHSFKKSLEKNHSPKIYLTLFQKQMASMRVSKTTNIVYKQMQQFHGQMNVLKTELESWHKNNYAVVILAPNLERAEKMQQTLADYDMESTILKKESDVPKYGMVQFVVGTFQNGFELPLAKVAIISESELFNKKAKKVKKRQKLSNAERIQSYSELKVGDYVVHINHGIARYVGMETLDINGVHKDYLLLVYQGEDKLFIPVDQLDLVQKYVGAEGKSPRLNKLGGAEWKRVKKKVQASVQDIADDLIKLYAEREAEKGYAFSPDEEMQREFEDAFPYQETDDQLRSIAEIKKDMERPRPMDRLLVGDVGYGKTEVALRAAFKAIMDGKQVAFLVPTTILAQQHFETMKERFQGFPIEIGLLSRFRTKKQQTETLKGMKSGTVDIVVGTHRLLSKDVEYHDLGLLIVDEEQRFGVTHKEKIKQMRSKIDVLTLTATPIPRTLHMSMLGVRDLSVIETPPANRFPVQTYVAEQNNVLVREAIERELARDGQVYYLYNRVETITQKADEISAMVPDARVAIAHGQMGESELESVILSFLEGEFDVLVTTTIIETGVDIPNVNTLFVQDADRMGLSQLYQLRGRVGRWNRIAYAYFMYQKDKILREEAEKRLSAIKEFTELGSGFKIAMRDLSIRGAGNILGAQQHGFIDSVGFDLYSQMLKEAIEAKKPKEEQKQIVPVEIDIQADAYIPEYYITDGRQKIEMYKRFRNIEGLNDFEELQSDMIDRFGEYPEEVEYLFTMTELKVHALEVGIESVKQEQNKITMLFSESGTASIRGDVVMQIIGEFGRMVGVGMERTQLKITVNVQNKPLKEWLYQVKNLTEKLRGALKEEVASD; this is encoded by the coding sequence TTGAAAGGATTACAACAATTAATATATGAACAAAAAGATATTCGAGCGGTCTTAAATTCGCTTGACGAAAAAGAAAAAGCGCAACTTGTCACCGGTCTTACAGGTTCCTCACGGGCATTATTTGCAAGTGTAGTGGAAGGAGCGTCAAAACGACCAGTTGTATTCGTGACCCATAATTTATATCATGCGCAAAAATTATATGATGACTTACTATCATTAATGGAAGCTGACCGCCTGTTTTTATATCCCGCAGATGAATTAATATCTTCTGAGTTAAGCATTTCTAGTCCAGAGCTTCGTGGGCAACGTGTAGAAGCGTTAGATTTTCTGATTTCAGGAAAACCAGGCATCGTCATTGTTCCAGTTGCAGGGCTTAGGAAAATGTTGCCACCAGTATCGTTATGGAAACACTTTAATATATCGATTGTAGAAGGCGAAGAAATTGACCCAGAAGTTTTACGGCAACAATTAGTAACGATGGGATATACAATGAGTGGAATGGTCAATACCCCTGGTGAATTCAGTGTTCGTGGTGGGATTATTGATATTTATCCAATTACAGAAGAATTTCCAATAAGAATAGAACTTTTTGATACCGAAGTAGATTCTCTTCGCTTCTTTGATGTGGAAACACAACGCTCCACCTCGCGTGTAGAAGAATTCCGTTTACTTCCAGCGACAGAAATCATTTTAGATCAAAGCTACTATCCAGACATCGTCAATCGCCTTGAGAAAAAAATGATGCTTACTTTGAATGAACTAAAAGAAAAAGAAGACAAACAAGCGCTTGTTGAAAATTTAGAAGAAGAACTAGAAATGCTACGTTCGGGTGTTAAACCAGATATGTTTTTCAAATACATCGGCTTAGCTTATCCTGACCCCGCATCATTATTCGATTATTTTCCGAAAAACACGGCCATTTTACTGGATGAATTTGCCCGGATTTTAGAGACCGAAGAAAGTTTAGAAAAAGAAGAAGCGGAGTGGCAGACTGAGACGCTTAGTCGAATGGAAACAGTTCGCGATGTGCAAGTAAGCCATTCTTTCAAAAAATCACTTGAAAAAAATCACTCGCCAAAAATATACCTGACCCTTTTCCAAAAACAAATGGCAAGCATGCGTGTTTCAAAAACAACCAACATTGTTTATAAACAGATGCAACAATTCCATGGCCAAATGAACGTATTAAAAACAGAACTAGAGAGCTGGCATAAAAATAATTATGCGGTAGTTATTCTAGCACCGAATTTAGAACGCGCTGAAAAAATGCAACAAACATTAGCTGACTATGACATGGAAAGCACCATTTTGAAAAAAGAATCCGACGTTCCTAAATACGGAATGGTGCAATTTGTTGTTGGGACATTCCAAAACGGATTCGAACTACCACTTGCCAAAGTAGCGATTATTAGCGAATCAGAACTTTTCAATAAAAAAGCGAAAAAAGTAAAAAAACGCCAAAAACTATCTAATGCTGAGCGAATTCAAAGCTATTCCGAATTAAAAGTGGGCGATTATGTCGTGCATATAAACCACGGGATTGCTCGTTATGTAGGCATGGAAACCTTAGATATCAATGGAGTACATAAAGATTATTTACTGCTCGTGTATCAAGGTGAAGACAAACTATTTATCCCAGTCGACCAACTTGACTTAGTACAAAAATATGTTGGTGCAGAAGGTAAGTCTCCAAGACTAAACAAACTTGGCGGTGCAGAATGGAAGCGCGTGAAGAAAAAAGTGCAAGCGTCTGTCCAAGATATCGCCGACGATTTAATCAAACTTTATGCTGAACGAGAAGCTGAAAAAGGCTATGCATTCAGTCCGGATGAAGAAATGCAGCGCGAATTTGAAGATGCTTTCCCTTACCAAGAAACCGATGATCAATTGCGCTCCATCGCAGAAATTAAGAAAGATATGGAACGACCACGTCCAATGGATCGTTTATTAGTTGGCGATGTAGGTTACGGAAAAACAGAAGTTGCGCTCCGGGCCGCATTCAAAGCAATCATGGACGGAAAACAAGTGGCTTTCCTAGTTCCAACAACAATCTTGGCGCAACAACATTTTGAAACGATGAAAGAACGATTCCAAGGCTTCCCAATCGAAATTGGTCTTTTAAGCCGTTTTCGCACAAAAAAACAACAAACTGAGACTTTAAAAGGAATGAAAAGTGGTACAGTCGATATCGTCGTCGGGACACATCGTTTACTATCCAAAGATGTGGAATACCATGACTTGGGACTGCTTATAGTGGATGAAGAACAACGATTTGGCGTAACGCACAAAGAAAAAATCAAGCAAATGCGTTCGAAAATAGATGTATTAACGCTAACTGCAACGCCCATTCCAAGAACGCTTCATATGTCGATGCTGGGCGTTCGTGACTTATCCGTCATTGAAACACCACCAGCTAACCGTTTTCCAGTCCAAACATACGTCGCAGAACAAAACAATGTTCTTGTTAGAGAAGCAATCGAACGAGAATTAGCACGGGATGGCCAAGTTTACTACCTTTACAACCGGGTTGAAACAATAACTCAAAAAGCCGATGAAATCTCTGCCATGGTTCCAGATGCACGTGTTGCCATTGCTCATGGCCAAATGGGTGAGTCTGAATTGGAATCAGTTATTTTAAGCTTCCTTGAAGGTGAGTTTGATGTGTTAGTCACAACTACCATCATCGAAACGGGTGTAGACATTCCGAACGTAAATACACTATTTGTTCAAGATGCCGACCGAATGGGACTCTCACAGCTGTATCAGTTGCGTGGACGAGTAGGACGTTGGAACCGAATTGCTTATGCTTACTTCATGTACCAAAAAGATAAAATCCTCCGTGAAGAGGCCGAGAAGCGCCTATCCGCAATCAAAGAATTTACTGAACTAGGATCTGGCTTCAAAATTGCTATGCGCGATCTATCCATTCGCGGCGCTGGAAATATTCTCGGAGCGCAACAACATGGCTTCATTGATTCAGTAGGCTTCGATTTGTATTCGCAAATGTTAAAAGAAGCAATCGAAGCGAAAAAACCAAAAGAAGAGCAAAAACAAATTGTCCCAGTCGAAATCGATATCCAGGCTGACGCATATATACCGGAGTATTACATTACAGATGGCCGTCAAAAAATCGAGATGTACAAACGTTTCCGTAACATAGAAGGATTAAATGACTTTGAGGAATTACAAAGCGATATGATTGATCGTTTCGGCGAATATCCAGAAGAAGTTGAGTATTTGTTTACGATGACGGAACTTAAAGTCCATGCTCTTGAAGTAGGCATTGAATCCGTTAAACAAGAACAAAATAAAATAACCATGCTATTCTCTGAAAGCGGGACGGCAAGTATTCGCGGCGATGTTGTGATGCAAATCATTGGTGAATTTGGCCGAATGGTAGGCGTAGGTATGGAACGTACCCAACTGAAAATTACCGTAAATGTGCAAAATAAACCACTAAAAGAATGGTTATATCAAGTTAAAAATTTGACTGAAAAACTCCGAGGTGCTCTAAAAGAAGAAGTAGCCTCTGATTGA
- a CDS encoding RNA-binding S4 domain-containing protein gives MRLDKYLKVSRLIKRRTVAKEVAEKGRIAVNGVTAKPGTNVKSGDELVIRFGPKIVTAKIERLEENAKKEQATEMYTIIKEERTDESR, from the coding sequence ATGCGATTAGATAAATATTTAAAAGTTTCTAGATTAATTAAACGCCGTACAGTAGCGAAAGAAGTAGCAGAAAAAGGGCGTATTGCTGTCAATGGTGTTACAGCAAAACCAGGAACCAATGTGAAGTCAGGGGACGAATTAGTCATCCGCTTTGGTCCTAAAATCGTTACAGCAAAAATCGAACGCTTAGAAGAAAATGCAAAGAAAGAACAAGCGACAGAGATGTACACAATTATCAAAGAAGAGCGGACCGACGAAAGCAGATGA
- a CDS encoding FtsB family cell division protein, with the protein MKKAKTKVARIENRYIKDTATMNKTRSRRRIALFRRLAFMAVIFAVVGGLLTITYTQQVLSLKDKKEKQVEVDKKMVATKDEEEALNNQIKKLHDDDYIAKLARSEYYLSKDGEIIFNIPEENSKQKE; encoded by the coding sequence ATGAAAAAAGCTAAAACAAAAGTAGCGAGAATAGAAAATCGCTACATTAAAGATACTGCAACTATGAATAAAACTCGTAGCCGTCGTCGTATTGCCCTGTTCCGTAGACTTGCTTTTATGGCTGTTATCTTTGCCGTTGTTGGTGGACTGCTAACTATTACCTATACGCAGCAAGTTCTATCACTAAAAGATAAGAAAGAAAAACAAGTAGAAGTAGATAAGAAGATGGTTGCGACTAAAGATGAAGAAGAAGCACTAAATAATCAAATCAAGAAGCTTCATGATGATGATTACATAGCCAAACTAGCTAGAAGCGAATATTATTTATCCAAAGATGGAGAAATTATTTTCAACATACCTGAAGAAAATTCGAAACAAAAAGAGTAA
- a CDS encoding putative polysaccharide biosynthesis protein, with protein sequence MSERSMKRLMKGAAWLTVASLISKILSAVYRVPFQNMVGDVGFYIFQQVYPIYGIAMTLALGGFPVVISKMLAEAEGDLRRQQIIMRAVFRMLRIVSIAIFVFLFLFADIIAMMMGDAALSELIRVISFVFLLMPYLAFMRGFFQSTGEMIPTAISQTIEQIIRVVIILLGAGLALNMGLDLYDAGAMAMSGAIFGGVSGIFVLRHFYNKRLALGQGLQPAVFAEKQEKVGIGRDFLRQSMAICVVSSMLILFQLVDSFQVYRLMSDSGIPDFIAKSLKGIYDRGQPILQLGLVLSTGLALALVPMITAARVQGQQKELKRSILLAIKITLILSSAETVGLIVIMRPLNQMLFQTPDGTFVLQLFMPAVFLSSLIIMLSSILQGFGKIIVPAVGVGIGLVVKWIAGSILIPHYATVGASISTCIGLVVILLICYASLKQTIRVPFVEKNMLIRLVAALILMAIVPCLIEWLVPFETRLGSTFQAIISALIGGGIFLVFALRYKLLGPKDFVFLPFGSKLLALSKLVARK encoded by the coding sequence ATGTCAGAACGTTCCATGAAGCGACTAATGAAAGGTGCGGCCTGGCTAACCGTTGCCTCGCTTATCTCTAAAATATTAAGTGCAGTTTACCGAGTTCCTTTTCAAAATATGGTTGGTGACGTTGGTTTTTATATTTTTCAACAAGTATACCCAATCTATGGAATCGCGATGACGCTAGCTTTAGGAGGTTTTCCAGTAGTTATCTCCAAAATGTTAGCCGAAGCAGAAGGCGATTTAAGAAGGCAACAAATTATTATGCGAGCTGTCTTTAGAATGCTACGAATTGTAAGCATAGCAATTTTCGTGTTTTTATTTCTTTTTGCAGACATAATAGCAATGATGATGGGAGACGCGGCTCTTTCTGAACTTATTCGAGTTATTAGTTTCGTGTTTTTGCTCATGCCGTATCTCGCTTTCATGCGTGGTTTTTTCCAAAGTACTGGAGAAATGATTCCAACCGCGATTTCGCAAACCATCGAGCAAATCATCCGTGTCGTCATCATACTTCTTGGTGCAGGGCTAGCGCTCAATATGGGACTTGACTTATACGATGCAGGAGCAATGGCCATGAGTGGAGCTATTTTTGGCGGAGTGTCAGGGATTTTCGTTTTACGCCATTTTTACAATAAGAGACTTGCATTAGGTCAAGGACTACAACCAGCCGTATTTGCCGAAAAACAAGAAAAAGTCGGCATTGGTCGTGATTTCTTACGACAAAGCATGGCAATATGTGTAGTCAGCTCCATGTTAATATTATTCCAGTTAGTCGACTCCTTCCAAGTTTACCGTTTAATGAGTGACTCTGGAATTCCTGATTTCATAGCTAAATCACTCAAAGGGATATATGACCGCGGACAACCAATTTTACAGCTAGGACTTGTACTTTCCACAGGTCTTGCGCTTGCACTAGTTCCAATGATCACTGCAGCTCGAGTTCAAGGACAACAAAAAGAGCTTAAACGTTCTATCTTGTTAGCAATAAAAATCACGCTAATTCTCTCAAGTGCAGAAACAGTTGGGCTTATTGTCATCATGCGCCCTTTAAACCAAATGCTTTTCCAAACCCCAGACGGAACATTTGTCTTGCAATTATTCATGCCTGCTGTTTTCCTCAGCTCACTAATCATTATGTTAAGCAGTATTTTGCAAGGTTTTGGGAAAATTATTGTTCCAGCAGTTGGTGTTGGAATCGGACTTGTTGTAAAATGGATAGCAGGAAGCATATTAATTCCGCACTACGCAACAGTGGGTGCGTCAATTTCTACCTGTATTGGTTTGGTTGTTATTCTTTTGATTTGTTATGCGTCGTTAAAACAAACAATCAGAGTACCGTTTGTTGAAAAGAACATGCTCATCAGATTAGTGGCCGCTTTAATCTTAATGGCGATAGTACCATGCTTAATCGAATGGTTAGTGCCGTTTGAAACTAGACTTGGAAGTACGTTTCAAGCAATAATTAGCGCTTTAATCGGTGGCGGGATTTTCTTAGTTTTTGCACTAAGATATAAACTTCTCGGTCCAAAAGATTTCGTTTTTCTTCCGTTCGGCTCAAAGTTACTAGCGCTTAGTAAGCTTGTTGCGCGGAAATAA
- a CDS encoding S1 domain-containing RNA-binding protein produces the protein MSIEVGNKLQGKVTGITNFGAFVELEGGKTGLVHISEVADNYVKDINDILTVGDEVTVKVMNIGDDGKIGLSIRKAVDRPDRPEKSYDRKPKYSKKPAGNYVKPAESFEDIMSKFLKDSDERLTTIKRQTESKRGGRGAKRG, from the coding sequence ATGTCGATCGAAGTAGGCAACAAGTTACAAGGGAAAGTTACTGGGATTACTAATTTTGGAGCATTTGTGGAGTTGGAAGGTGGCAAAACAGGTTTAGTCCATATTAGTGAGGTTGCAGATAACTATGTTAAGGACATTAATGACATCTTAACTGTAGGGGATGAAGTTACTGTCAAAGTAATGAATATTGGTGATGATGGCAAGATTGGTCTGTCCATTCGTAAAGCAGTAGACCGCCCGGATCGTCCAGAGAAAAGCTATGATCGTAAACCAAAATACAGCAAAAAACCTGCTGGAAACTATGTGAAACCAGCCGAGAGCTTTGAAGATATAATGTCTAAATTCTTGAAAGATAGTGATGAAAGATTAACTACTATCAAACGCCAAACCGAATCTAAACGTGGTGGCCGAGGAGCTAAACGCGGCTAA